A section of the Pimelobacter simplex genome encodes:
- a CDS encoding glutamate-cysteine ligase family protein → MGDDVAAQEFTPADRTRYRDKVRRCLDVFERMLRESAFDTDDPWTGIEVELNLVDAAGDPALRNAEVLDAIADPDFQTELGQFNIELNLPPGPLARGGLEQYETQLRASLNNAEKRAAELEAHLVMIGILPTLAPEHLAADALSANPRYRLLSEQILQARGEDIQIDIQGVERLRATVDTIMPEAACTSTQFHVQVSPERFASYWNASQAIAGVQIAVGANAPYLLGKHLWAETRIPLFEQATDTRAEELKVQGVRPRVWFGERWITSVFDLFEENVRYFPALLPVIDDEDPLTVLEAGGTPNLSELRLHNGTIYRWNRPVYDITGGLPHLRVENRILAAGPTVVDTVANAAFYFGLVRAIAENDRPLWSQISFSAAEENFHAAARDGINAEIYWPGLGRVRATELVVRRLLPLAREGLALWGVEEAEANRYLDIIEQRCLAGTNGADWFVRRVDDFRDLDRYDALRAVLADYRARMHDNAPVHTW, encoded by the coding sequence ATGGGAGATGACGTCGCGGCCCAGGAGTTCACCCCCGCCGACCGGACCCGCTACCGGGACAAGGTGCGCCGCTGCCTCGACGTGTTCGAGCGGATGCTGCGCGAGTCGGCCTTCGACACCGACGACCCGTGGACCGGCATCGAGGTCGAGCTCAACCTCGTCGACGCCGCGGGTGACCCGGCGCTGCGCAACGCCGAGGTGCTCGACGCCATCGCGGACCCGGATTTCCAGACCGAGCTCGGCCAGTTCAACATCGAGCTCAACCTGCCGCCCGGGCCGCTCGCCCGCGGGGGCCTGGAGCAGTACGAGACCCAGCTGCGCGCCAGCCTCAACAACGCCGAGAAGCGCGCGGCCGAGCTCGAGGCCCACCTGGTGATGATCGGGATCCTCCCGACCCTCGCGCCCGAGCACCTCGCCGCCGACGCGCTCAGCGCCAACCCGCGCTACCGGCTGCTCAGCGAGCAGATCCTCCAGGCGCGCGGCGAGGACATCCAGATCGACATCCAGGGCGTGGAGCGGCTGCGGGCCACGGTCGACACGATCATGCCCGAGGCGGCCTGCACCAGCACCCAGTTCCACGTCCAGGTGAGCCCGGAGCGCTTCGCGTCGTACTGGAACGCGTCCCAGGCGATCGCCGGCGTGCAGATCGCGGTGGGCGCCAATGCGCCGTACCTGCTGGGCAAGCACCTGTGGGCCGAGACCCGGATCCCGCTCTTCGAGCAGGCCACCGACACCCGCGCCGAGGAGCTCAAGGTGCAGGGCGTCCGGCCGCGGGTGTGGTTCGGCGAGCGCTGGATCACCTCGGTCTTCGACCTCTTCGAGGAGAACGTGCGCTACTTCCCGGCGCTGCTGCCGGTCATCGACGACGAGGACCCGCTCACCGTCCTCGAGGCCGGCGGTACGCCGAACCTCTCCGAGCTGCGCCTGCACAACGGGACCATCTACCGCTGGAACCGCCCCGTCTACGACATCACCGGCGGCCTGCCCCACCTGCGCGTGGAGAACCGGATCCTCGCCGCCGGACCGACCGTCGTCGACACCGTGGCCAACGCCGCCTTCTACTTCGGCCTGGTCCGCGCCATCGCCGAGAACGACCGGCCGCTGTGGTCCCAGATTTCCTTCAGCGCGGCCGAGGAGAACTTCCACGCCGCCGCCCGCGACGGCATCAACGCCGAGATCTACTGGCCCGGACTGGGCCGGGTGCGCGCCACCGAGCTCGTCGTACGGCGTCTGCTGCCGCTGGCCCGCGAGGGCCTCGCCCTGTGGGGCGTCGAGGAGGCCGAGGCCAACCGCTACCTCGACATCATCGAGCAGCGCTGCCTGGCCGGGACCAACGGCGCCGACTGGTTCGTCCGGCGCGTCGACGACTTCCGCGACCTCGACCGCTACGACGCGCTCCGCGCGGTCCTGGCCGACTACCGCGCCCGCATGCACGACAACGCGCCGGTCCACACCTGGTGA
- a CDS encoding sigma-70 family RNA polymerase sigma factor produces the protein MATTTMTRPTSTKRNTGREIEGRDSVGLYLDEIARTPLLDAAREVELAKTIEAGLFAEHLLAQGRVGRKKGGAPKQASEAELEWIAEEGRKAVTEFINANLRLVVSIARKYGRAQMPMLDLIQEGNTGLIRAVEKFDYAKGYKFSTYATWWVRQAITRGIAQQARVVRLPVHVVEELNQVGGARRTLERQLGRDPEPAEIAQELGMEVERVLDLMAWGREHVSLDTPVDEDGDTSLGDLMAQETAPGPDLTVLDVESRDRLNSLVDQLDPRAADIIRSRYGLTDGRQHKLADIGVKHGISAERVRQLEREALQKLRRLGDPDLASGSAA, from the coding sequence ATGGCCACCACCACGATGACTCGGCCGACGAGCACCAAGCGGAACACCGGACGCGAGATCGAGGGACGCGACAGCGTCGGTCTCTACCTCGACGAGATCGCCCGCACCCCGCTGCTCGACGCGGCTCGCGAGGTCGAGCTGGCGAAGACGATCGAGGCCGGCCTGTTCGCCGAGCACCTCCTCGCCCAGGGCCGCGTCGGCCGCAAGAAGGGCGGCGCCCCCAAGCAGGCCTCCGAGGCCGAGCTGGAGTGGATCGCCGAGGAGGGCCGCAAGGCCGTCACGGAGTTCATCAACGCCAACCTGCGCCTCGTGGTCTCCATCGCCCGCAAGTACGGCCGGGCCCAGATGCCGATGCTGGACCTGATCCAGGAGGGCAACACGGGCCTGATCCGCGCGGTCGAGAAGTTCGACTACGCCAAGGGCTACAAGTTCTCCACCTACGCCACCTGGTGGGTGCGCCAGGCGATCACCCGCGGCATCGCGCAGCAGGCGCGCGTCGTACGGCTGCCGGTGCACGTGGTCGAGGAGCTCAACCAGGTCGGCGGCGCCCGTCGTACCCTCGAGCGCCAGCTGGGCCGCGACCCCGAGCCCGCCGAGATCGCCCAGGAGCTCGGCATGGAGGTCGAGCGGGTGCTCGACCTGATGGCCTGGGGCCGCGAGCACGTGAGCCTCGACACCCCGGTCGACGAGGACGGCGACACCTCCCTCGGTGACCTGATGGCCCAGGAGACCGCGCCGGGCCCCGACCTGACCGTCCTCGACGTCGAGTCCCGCGACCGGCTCAACAGCCTCGTCGACCAGCTCGACCCGCGCGCGGCCGACATCATCCGCTCCCGCTACGGCCTCACCGACGGCCGCCAGCACAAGCTCGCCGACATCGGCGTCAAGCACGGCATCTCCGCCGAGCGGGTACGCCAGCTCGAGCGCGAGGCGCTGCAGAAGCTGCGCCGCCTCGGCGACCCGGACCTGGCGTCCGGCTCGGCCGCCTGA
- the coaE gene encoding dephospho-CoA kinase, which produces MRVGLTGGIASGKSTVSSILSELGAVVIDADLIAREVVARGTPGLAAVVEAFGPEMLTADGDLDRPRMGALVFADEARRRVLEGIVHPLVFERYAELEAAAPADGIVVHDIPLLVESGRSGEFDAVIVVDAPEEVQVERMVRDRGWTEEDARARMAAQATREQRRAVATYLIENTGTREDLRQRVTEVFEALLAQPA; this is translated from the coding sequence GTGCGCGTCGGACTGACCGGGGGGATCGCCTCGGGGAAGAGCACTGTCTCGTCGATCCTCAGCGAGCTGGGGGCGGTCGTCATCGACGCCGACCTCATCGCCCGCGAGGTCGTGGCCCGGGGAACACCGGGCCTCGCGGCCGTGGTCGAGGCCTTCGGCCCCGAGATGCTGACCGCCGACGGCGACCTGGACCGGCCCCGCATGGGCGCGCTGGTCTTCGCCGACGAGGCGCGCCGCCGGGTGCTCGAGGGCATCGTGCACCCCCTCGTCTTCGAGCGCTACGCCGAGCTCGAGGCGGCCGCCCCCGCCGACGGCATCGTCGTCCACGACATCCCGCTGCTGGTCGAGTCGGGTCGTTCGGGGGAGTTCGACGCTGTCATCGTGGTCGACGCCCCCGAGGAGGTCCAGGTCGAGCGGATGGTCCGCGACCGGGGCTGGACCGAGGAGGACGCCCGGGCCCGGATGGCCGCTCAGGCGACCCGGGAGCAGCGGCGGGCGGTGGCGACGTACCTGATCGAGAACACGGGGACGCGCGAAGACCTCCGCCAGCGTGTGACGGAGGTCTTCGAGGCGCTGCTCGCGCAGCCGGCCTAG
- a CDS encoding DNA polymerase IV: protein MRAHASVLHLDLDAFFAAVEQRDKPSLRGKPVVVGGTGGRGVVSTASYEARAYGVRSAMSTREARARCPHAAYLTGRFEAYRATSAAVMAVLRACSPLVEPLSLDEAFVDLAEAGLPDLELPTVTAQAEELRARVHEVTGGLTASVGVASSKFLAKIASDLRKPDGLVVVEPGTELAMLRPMHVSVIPGVGPATVERLRRAGIHTVAELERISQDELVRLVGKALGQGLFHLARAEDDRPVVADREAKSVSVEGTYENDLTDRQQMAAIVTRQSGEVARRMRGGGVSGRTITLKVRLYDFTTLSRSSTLPAPTDDPATIARLARTLLDDLDTSGGVRLLGVGVSGLADWIQEDLFAAAGPEDDAETEEPTADEAAPPEPEPDQAGARWTGSSWSPGMDVVHTEHGRGWVWGAGKGVVTVRFETAETPPGPVRSFRADDPGLSRWRPPQPEQPDPQ from the coding sequence GTGCGCGCCCACGCTTCGGTCCTCCACCTGGACCTCGACGCGTTCTTCGCGGCGGTGGAGCAGCGCGACAAGCCGTCGTTGCGGGGCAAGCCGGTGGTCGTGGGTGGGACCGGCGGGCGGGGCGTGGTGTCGACGGCGTCCTACGAGGCCCGCGCGTACGGCGTCCGGTCGGCCATGTCCACCCGCGAGGCCCGCGCCCGGTGCCCGCACGCGGCGTACCTCACCGGCCGCTTCGAGGCCTACCGCGCGACGAGCGCCGCGGTGATGGCGGTGCTGCGGGCCTGCTCTCCCCTGGTCGAGCCGCTCTCGCTGGACGAGGCGTTCGTCGACCTGGCCGAGGCGGGGCTGCCCGACCTGGAGCTGCCGACGGTGACCGCCCAGGCCGAGGAGCTGCGCGCCCGGGTCCACGAGGTGACCGGCGGGCTGACCGCCTCGGTGGGGGTCGCCTCGTCGAAGTTCCTGGCCAAGATCGCCAGCGACCTGCGCAAGCCCGACGGGCTGGTCGTGGTCGAGCCCGGTACCGAGCTGGCGATGCTGCGCCCGATGCACGTCTCGGTGATCCCGGGCGTCGGCCCGGCGACCGTGGAGCGGCTGCGGCGCGCCGGCATCCACACGGTCGCCGAGCTCGAGCGGATCAGCCAGGACGAGCTCGTCCGGCTGGTCGGCAAGGCGCTGGGCCAGGGCCTGTTCCACCTGGCCCGCGCGGAGGACGACCGGCCCGTGGTCGCCGACCGCGAGGCCAAGTCGGTCAGCGTCGAGGGCACCTACGAGAACGACCTCACCGACCGCCAGCAGATGGCCGCGATCGTGACCCGCCAGTCCGGCGAGGTCGCCCGCCGGATGCGGGGCGGCGGCGTCTCGGGCCGGACCATCACGCTCAAGGTCCGGCTCTACGACTTCACCACGCTCAGCCGCTCCTCGACGCTGCCCGCGCCGACCGACGACCCCGCGACCATCGCCCGGCTGGCGCGGACCCTGCTCGACGACCTCGACACCTCCGGCGGCGTCCGCCTGCTCGGCGTCGGCGTCTCCGGGCTGGCCGACTGGATCCAGGAGGACCTCTTCGCAGCGGCCGGCCCCGAGGACGACGCGGAGACCGAGGAGCCCACCGCGGACGAGGCCGCCCCGCCCGAGCCGGAGCCCGACCAGGCCGGCGCCCGGTGGACCGGTTCGTCGTGGTCCCCCGGGATGGACGTCGTCCACACCGAGCACGGCCGGGGCTGGGTCTGGGGCGCCGGCAAGGGGGTGGTGACGGTCCGCTTCGAGACCGCCGAGACGCCGCCCGGACCGGTCCGCTCCTTCCGCGCCGACGACCCCGGGCTGAGCCGGTGGCGACCGCCGCAGCCGGAGCAACCGGACCCGCAGTAG
- a CDS encoding sulfurtransferase, with amino-acid sequence MTATTSSGRSGLIGADELVRELGAGRGPVTVLDVRYRTGDRAPGAGAAEFAAGHVPGAVYVDLDDALAAPPGDGSRGRHPLPATADFEAAMRRAGVRDDRPVIVYDDWAGHAAARCWWLLRYHGHPDVRVLDGGWSAWLAAGGPTEAGPAAETPAPGADPSPAEPPGTATSTATFTARPGRMPVVDVTTVQQAGVVIDARAAERYRGEVEPIDPVAGHVPGAVNVPTSRNLDDQGRFRDPAALAATYAEVGAVPGGDVAVAVYCGSGVTAAHDVLALELAGVRAALYPGSWSEWVADPSRPVATTGA; translated from the coding sequence ATGACCGCCACGACGAGTTCCGGGAGGTCCGGGCTGATCGGTGCCGACGAGCTGGTCCGCGAGCTGGGCGCGGGACGGGGCCCGGTGACCGTCCTCGACGTCCGCTACCGCACCGGCGATCGCGCGCCGGGAGCCGGAGCGGCGGAGTTCGCCGCGGGCCACGTCCCCGGCGCGGTCTACGTCGACCTCGACGACGCCCTCGCCGCACCTCCCGGCGACGGCAGCCGCGGCCGGCACCCGCTGCCCGCGACCGCGGACTTCGAGGCGGCGATGCGGCGCGCCGGAGTCCGCGACGACCGCCCCGTCATTGTGTACGACGACTGGGCCGGCCACGCCGCGGCCCGGTGCTGGTGGCTGCTGCGATACCACGGGCACCCCGACGTCCGCGTCCTCGACGGCGGCTGGTCGGCCTGGCTCGCCGCCGGCGGCCCGACCGAGGCCGGCCCGGCGGCCGAGACCCCGGCACCGGGTGCCGACCCGAGCCCGGCCGAGCCGCCCGGCACCGCCACGTCCACCGCCACGTTCACCGCCCGCCCCGGCCGGATGCCGGTCGTCGACGTCACCACCGTCCAGCAGGCCGGGGTGGTGATCGACGCGCGCGCGGCGGAGCGCTACCGCGGCGAGGTGGAGCCGATCGACCCGGTGGCGGGCCACGTACCGGGCGCGGTCAACGTCCCGACCAGCCGCAACCTCGACGACCAGGGCCGGTTCCGCGACCCGGCCGCGCTGGCCGCGACCTACGCCGAGGTCGGTGCGGTGCCCGGGGGAGACGTGGCGGTGGCCGTCTACTGCGGCTCCGGCGTCACCGCCGCCCACGACGTCCTGGCGCTGGAGCTCGCCGGAGTCCGGGCCGCGCTCTACCCGGGCAGCTGGAGCGAGTGGGTCGCGGATCCGTCCCGGCCCGTCGCCACCACCGGCGCCTGA
- a CDS encoding class I adenylate-forming enzyme family protein — MENDRVALLLPGSHAYVDAVLRMLTAGVFPIPLDPRLTATEQERILAGLDPTAVVRTDDELRALVATLPPAGLPRGRPMHCTSGTTGVPKGVFSGLLAPADAAALVAEERDLWGFSPDDVNLVLSPLYHSAPLRFAMGTILAGGRIVIPGPFDPAAVTAAIEAERPTTMFCVPTHLQRLFAHWDEHGMPDLSSFRLVAHAGAPCPTDLKHRLVEAFPDGSTWEFYGSTEGQFTACRSEEWLARPGTVGRARPGRTLSTDPDGTIWCTVPSFARFSYFGAPDKTAAAWRETPEGPAFSVGDLGRIDADGYLYLDGRREDLIISGGVNVYPTEVEQVLGTCPGVTDIAVYGVADPAWGQRVCAAVVGSVSEADLASYARGHLAPPKRPKDYVFVGELPRTLTGKVRRSELGPR; from the coding sequence GTGGAGAACGACCGGGTCGCCCTGCTGCTGCCCGGCTCGCACGCCTACGTCGACGCGGTGCTGCGCATGCTCACCGCCGGCGTCTTCCCGATCCCCCTCGACCCGCGGCTGACCGCGACCGAGCAGGAGCGGATCCTGGCTGGGCTCGACCCGACCGCGGTCGTGCGCACCGACGACGAGCTGCGGGCGCTCGTCGCGACGCTGCCGCCCGCCGGGCTGCCCCGGGGGCGGCCGATGCACTGCACGAGCGGGACGACCGGCGTACCGAAGGGGGTGTTCTCAGGTCTTCTGGCGCCTGCCGACGCCGCGGCGCTGGTCGCCGAGGAGCGCGACCTGTGGGGCTTCTCCCCCGACGACGTCAACCTCGTGCTGAGCCCGCTGTACCACTCCGCGCCGCTGCGGTTCGCGATGGGCACGATCCTCGCGGGCGGCCGGATCGTCATCCCCGGACCGTTCGACCCGGCCGCGGTCACCGCGGCGATCGAGGCCGAGCGGCCGACCACGATGTTCTGCGTCCCGACCCACCTGCAGCGGCTCTTCGCGCACTGGGACGAGCACGGGATGCCCGACCTGTCGTCGTTCCGGCTCGTCGCGCACGCGGGTGCGCCCTGTCCGACCGACCTCAAGCACCGGCTGGTCGAGGCGTTCCCGGACGGCTCGACGTGGGAGTTCTACGGCTCGACCGAGGGCCAGTTCACCGCCTGCCGCAGCGAGGAGTGGCTCGCCCGCCCCGGCACCGTCGGCCGGGCCCGCCCCGGCCGGACGCTGAGCACCGATCCCGACGGGACGATCTGGTGCACGGTGCCGTCGTTCGCCCGGTTCAGCTACTTCGGCGCGCCGGACAAGACCGCGGCCGCCTGGCGCGAGACGCCCGAGGGACCGGCGTTCTCGGTCGGGGACCTCGGGCGGATCGACGCCGACGGCTACCTCTACCTCGACGGGCGCCGCGAGGACCTCATCATCAGCGGCGGCGTCAACGTCTACCCGACCGAGGTCGAGCAGGTCCTGGGGACCTGCCCGGGTGTCACCGACATCGCCGTGTACGGCGTCGCGGACCCCGCGTGGGGGCAGCGGGTGTGCGCGGCGGTGGTCGGCTCGGTCAGCGAGGCCGACCTGGCGTCGTACGCGCGGGGGCACCTGGCACCGCCGAAGCGGCCCAAGGACTACGTGTTCGTGGGTGAGCTGCCGCGGACGCTCACCGGCAAGGTGCGGCGGAGCGAGCTCGGGCCACGGTGA
- a CDS encoding S9 family peptidase — protein MPVPPSAPRHPVTTTLHGHTRTDEYEWLRAKEDPAVIAHLEAENAYTQERTDHLADLRGAIYDEIKARTLETDLSVPTRVRGFWYYGRSFEGRQYGASCRVPVADPDDWTPPQPAADATPDQPALPGEEVLLDLDSLAEGHDFFSLGGSSVSPDDRLLAYAVDTVGDERYTVRVLDLATRALHDDVLTDVLGGVTWGASADHFYYTTVDDAWRPDKVWRHRLGTAQADDELVFHEPDGRYFVGVGRTRSRRYVMIAASSKTTSEFHVIDATDPTATPFCFAERTDGVEYSLEHAVVGGQDRFLVLHNATGPEFELGHAPASPTAPADWQPLLPHDLAVRLEDVDAFADHLVVQQRSNGSSQVRILDLGSDPAAPVTADRFVDFPGELATVGAGSNPAFEQPAIRVGMTSLSRPSAVYDHDLRTGELVLRKQAPVLGGYDADEYEEHRLWATSVDGVQVPISLVVRKGVRGAAGTDPIPVHLYGYGAYEASIDPYFSVARLSTLDRGAAFAIAHIRGGGEMGRHWYDDGKLEHKQHTFDDFIASARHLVETGWTTAGQIVGEGASAGGLLIGAVANQAPEAFGGLVAGVPFVDTLTTMLDATLPLTIPEYDEWGNPSDDPVAYARIAGYAPYENVADLPYPAILAETSLNDTRVLYVEAAKWVARLRERAPQADVLLRTEMAAGHGGVSGRYRAWEERAFTLAWILDRLGLAERPLLGS, from the coding sequence ATGCCCGTCCCTCCGAGCGCCCCGCGCCACCCCGTCACCACGACGCTGCACGGCCACACCCGCACCGACGAGTACGAGTGGCTGCGCGCCAAGGAGGACCCGGCGGTCATCGCCCACCTGGAGGCCGAGAACGCCTACACCCAGGAGCGCACGGACCACCTCGCCGACCTGCGCGGCGCGATCTACGACGAGATCAAGGCCCGCACCCTCGAGACCGACCTGTCGGTCCCGACCCGGGTGCGCGGGTTCTGGTACTACGGGCGCTCCTTCGAGGGCCGCCAGTACGGCGCCAGCTGCCGCGTCCCCGTCGCCGACCCCGACGACTGGACTCCCCCGCAGCCCGCGGCCGACGCGACCCCCGACCAGCCCGCGCTGCCCGGCGAGGAGGTGCTCCTCGACCTCGACAGCCTCGCCGAGGGCCACGACTTCTTCTCCCTCGGCGGCTCCTCGGTGAGCCCCGACGACCGCCTCCTGGCGTACGCCGTCGACACGGTCGGCGACGAGCGCTACACCGTGCGGGTGCTCGACCTGGCCACCCGCGCACTGCACGACGACGTGCTCACCGACGTCCTCGGCGGCGTCACCTGGGGCGCCTCGGCCGACCACTTCTACTACACGACCGTCGACGACGCCTGGCGTCCCGACAAGGTCTGGCGGCACCGCCTCGGCACCGCCCAGGCCGACGACGAGCTGGTCTTCCACGAGCCCGACGGCCGCTACTTCGTCGGCGTCGGCCGGACCCGGAGCCGGCGCTACGTGATGATCGCCGCGAGCTCGAAGACGACCTCCGAGTTCCACGTCATCGACGCCACCGACCCGACGGCGACGCCCTTCTGCTTCGCCGAGCGCACCGACGGCGTCGAGTACTCCCTGGAGCACGCGGTCGTCGGCGGCCAGGACCGCTTCCTGGTCCTGCACAACGCCACCGGACCGGAGTTCGAGCTCGGCCACGCCCCGGCGAGCCCCACCGCGCCCGCCGACTGGCAGCCGCTGCTCCCCCACGACCTCGCGGTCCGCCTCGAGGACGTCGACGCGTTCGCCGACCACCTCGTCGTCCAGCAGCGCAGCAACGGCAGCAGCCAGGTGCGGATCCTCGACCTCGGCAGCGACCCCGCCGCCCCGGTGACCGCCGACCGCTTCGTGGACTTCCCGGGTGAGCTCGCCACCGTCGGCGCGGGCAGCAACCCCGCCTTCGAGCAGCCCGCCATCCGGGTCGGCATGACCAGCCTGAGCCGCCCCTCAGCGGTCTACGACCACGACCTGCGCACCGGCGAGCTCGTGCTGCGCAAGCAGGCCCCCGTCCTCGGCGGCTACGACGCCGACGAGTACGAGGAGCACCGCCTCTGGGCGACCTCGGTCGACGGCGTCCAGGTGCCGATCTCGCTCGTCGTCCGCAAGGGCGTCCGCGGCGCCGCCGGGACCGACCCCATCCCCGTCCACCTCTACGGCTACGGCGCCTACGAGGCCTCGATCGACCCCTACTTCTCGGTCGCCCGGCTCTCCACGCTCGACCGGGGCGCCGCGTTCGCGATCGCCCACATCCGCGGTGGCGGCGAGATGGGCCGGCACTGGTACGACGACGGCAAGCTCGAGCACAAGCAGCACACGTTCGACGACTTCATCGCCAGCGCCCGCCACCTGGTCGAGACCGGCTGGACCACCGCCGGCCAGATCGTCGGCGAGGGCGCGAGCGCCGGCGGCCTGCTCATCGGCGCCGTCGCCAACCAGGCCCCCGAGGCCTTCGGCGGACTCGTCGCCGGCGTCCCCTTCGTCGACACCCTGACGACGATGCTCGACGCCACGCTCCCCCTGACCATCCCCGAGTACGACGAGTGGGGCAACCCGTCCGACGACCCCGTCGCCTACGCGCGGATCGCCGGCTACGCGCCGTACGAGAACGTCGCGGACCTGCCCTACCCCGCGATCCTCGCCGAGACCTCGCTCAACGACACCCGGGTCCTCTACGTCGAGGCCGCCAAGTGGGTCGCCCGCCTGCGCGAGCGCGCACCCCAGGCCGACGTCCTGCTGCGCACCGAGATGGCGGCCGGGCACGGCGGCGTCTCCGGGCGCTACCGGGCGTGGGAGGAGCGGGCGTTCACCCTCGCGTGGATCCTCGACCGGCTGGGCCTGGCCGAGCGTCCCCTGCTCGGTTCCTGA
- a CDS encoding DUF4192 domain-containing protein, producing the protein MTTAPLSLTAHDADDLLAVAPVLLGFWPERSIVMLTLGARRPFHARIDLPPLDVQTPRVRRLLDTRLLEPARRHGAARVVLLYFTDEPVAAAAVHRALRRCCAHRGLGIVTALLADGTHYRELEHPDPVQRRRRHPYDVTGHPFVRDALASGRLAHPTRDAMVGSLAQQPAAAAAVAAALVAQGHADRGIPTTGRAIRDAGRWALATVADLVAGSVPPTDADLARLLWVMQAPRVRDAAWSHLVAATAGAHVRLWSDALRRAPEALVPAPAALLGWAAWQSGDGALAWAAVDRCRQVDPDYRLADYLAVLLDHAVSPDQWSGDFDWAAGLPPAAQPADAPP; encoded by the coding sequence ATGACCACCGCCCCGCTCTCCCTGACCGCCCACGACGCCGACGACCTCCTCGCCGTCGCGCCGGTGCTCCTCGGGTTCTGGCCCGAGCGCTCGATCGTGATGCTCACCCTCGGCGCGCGCCGGCCCTTCCACGCCCGCATCGACCTGCCGCCGCTCGACGTGCAGACGCCTCGCGTGCGCCGCCTGCTCGACACCCGCCTCCTCGAACCCGCCCGGCGCCACGGCGCGGCCCGGGTCGTCCTCCTCTACTTCACCGACGAGCCCGTCGCGGCCGCCGCCGTCCACCGCGCGCTGCGCCGCTGCTGCGCCCACCGAGGCCTCGGCATCGTCACCGCCCTGCTCGCCGACGGCACCCACTACCGCGAGCTCGAGCACCCCGATCCCGTCCAGCGCCGCCGCCGGCATCCCTACGACGTCACCGGCCACCCCTTCGTCCGCGACGCCCTCGCCTCGGGCCGCCTGGCCCACCCGACCCGCGACGCGATGGTCGGCTCGCTCGCCCAGCAGCCCGCCGCCGCAGCCGCGGTGGCCGCGGCCCTCGTCGCCCAGGGCCACGCCGACCGCGGCATCCCCACCACCGGCCGGGCGATCCGCGACGCCGGCCGCTGGGCGCTGGCCACCGTCGCCGACCTGGTCGCCGGCTCCGTGCCGCCCACCGACGCCGACCTGGCCCGGCTGCTCTGGGTGATGCAGGCGCCCCGGGTCCGCGACGCGGCCTGGTCCCACCTGGTCGCCGCCACCGCGGGCGCGCACGTCCGGCTCTGGTCCGACGCCCTGCGCCGCGCCCCCGAGGCCCTCGTCCCGGCCCCCGCCGCACTGCTCGGCTGGGCCGCCTGGCAGTCCGGCGACGGCGCCCTCGCCTGGGCCGCCGTCGACCGCTGCCGCCAGGTCGACCCGGACTACCGGCTCGCCGACTACCTCGCGGTGCTCCTCGACCACGCGGTCTCCCCGGACCAGTGGAGCGGCGACTTCGACTGGGCCGCGGGCCTGCCCCCGGCCGCCCAGCCCGCGGACGCGCCGCCCTAG